The genomic segment CGAAGCGGCGGTGTCGGTCGTTGGCCGCCCGGTCGCCGTCGAGGGAGATGCCCACCTTGACGTCGAACTCGGCGAAGAGGTCCAGGTACCGCGGACTGAGCTGAAGGCCGTTGGTGTGGATGCGGAGATCCAGTTCGGCGACTCCCGCGAGCGCGGAGCCGAACTCCTCGCAGATGCGGCGCAGCCGCGCGGGGCCCGCGAGTAGCGGCTCCCCTCCGTGCAGGATCACTGACACGGAGGGCAGTGCATGTGTCCCGGCGTGCTCGGCCAATCGCTGAGCCGTCCGCTGAATCACCTGGTCAGAGATTGTTTTCGGGCGGGTTCGCCAACTCTGGTCAGCATGTTCATAGACATAGCAATGATCACAGGCGAGATCACATCTGCTGTGAACCTTCAGAACGATTTCACGGAAAGGGACCGGGGGTCCTGTCATTCCGTCAGTCTAGCCATCGGCACCAGGTGCGTCGGCCATGCGTGAGCGGCGCAATGCCGCTGCACGCCCCCGGGTGAACTCGGATCAGAGCGCGGAGTTGAACGTCGACGTCCTGTTCGAGCGGCCGCCCGGAACCGAGACGATCCGTCCGAGCTTTTCGGCGACGTCGCCCCCGGCGGTCTCGATCTTGGAAAGCGGCACACGGCTGATCTTCGCGGTGGCGAAGGAGGAGGGGAATGCGTAGGTCTTCACGGCCGTCCTTGATTGGCTCGTTCCGGACATGGAAACAGCACCGGCCAGCTGCACCATTGCAGTGTCCGGCGTCACGACTTTACTCTCAGAATCTCGGCGAGCACATCTTCACAGACATGTGTACCCCCATTCGGGCAAGGAAGTTGCCCGTAATGGCGGATCGGGCCATTCCACCAACAGGGCTCCCCCTGTTTCGATCACCGGAGCGGACATGAAAGCGATTCCTGAACCCCTGCGGTCCATGGTCTTCAGGGATGCCGACCTGCCCGAACTCTTCCACCGCACCGACGCCGTCGCCGTCGCCCGGCAGCGGGAGGCCATCCGTACGACCCGCTTCCAGTTGACGTTCCTCGTCCTCGGGGCGATACCCGCCGCGCTGCCGTGGAGCGTGGAAGTCGGGGACTCCCTCCAACTCCTCGACTTACTCGGGGCGTTGGCCTACGCGGGCGTTCTGGTCGCAACCCTCTTCGGCTCGCACCGCAAAGCGAAGTCGCACTGGCAACTCAACCGCTCCGCAGCGGAGTTCATCAAGTCGAACTGCTGGCGCTACGCGGTGCACGGCTCCCCCTACGACACCACCACGCAGCACCCGGAGGCGGTGTTCGCCAACAGGCTGGAGGAAGGGCTCCAGGAACTGCGGAAAGCCGGCTGGGACGACCCCCGCGACGGCCTGGACGGGCCGGACGCGGGCCTCGTCACCGAGCCCATGCGGGTGTTGCGGGACAAGGCGTTCACCGTGCGCAAGGAGACCTACGTACGCGACCGCCTGATAGAGCAGCGCCGCTGGTACCGGAGGCGGCAGTCGGCCTCCCGGCGGAGTGCGCTGGCCTGGTCGAGCACGGTCGCGGCACTGACGGCGCCGGCGCTGGTCCTCTGCCTCGTGCAGACCTTCGGGACGGGCCGGTCCTTCGGCCTGACCGGGGTGCTGTCGGCCGCCGCCGCGGCGTGCCTGGCCTGGAACGAGATGCGCCGCCACCACCCGTTGGTCTCGGCACACTCCGTGGTCGAGAAGGACCTGGAGTCGATGCAGGCGGCGATGGAGACCTCGCTCACCGAACGGCAGTGGCCCGCGGCGGTCTTCGAGACCGAGCGCATCGTCTCCCCCGAGCACACGGACTGGCTGGCCAGGCACCGCATATGACGTATCGTCAATTTGCTTGCGTACGAGCTCAGTCGCGGCGCACACCGTCGCGCCAGATCACGGTGACCGGGCGGCCCAGGGCGCGTGCGTAGGTCACGATGTCGCCGGTGCCGCCCAGGCCCCGGGCCGGGAGGCCGTCCCAGACGGCCACGAGCCGGTCGCAGTGGTCGGCGATCCAGGTGCCCGCCGCGTAGTACGCCTCGTCCGTGGAGTGCCGGA from the Streptomyces sp. NBC_01335 genome contains:
- a CDS encoding DUF4231 domain-containing protein, whose product is MKAIPEPLRSMVFRDADLPELFHRTDAVAVARQREAIRTTRFQLTFLVLGAIPAALPWSVEVGDSLQLLDLLGALAYAGVLVATLFGSHRKAKSHWQLNRSAAEFIKSNCWRYAVHGSPYDTTTQHPEAVFANRLEEGLQELRKAGWDDPRDGLDGPDAGLVTEPMRVLRDKAFTVRKETYVRDRLIEQRRWYRRRQSASRRSALAWSSTVAALTAPALVLCLVQTFGTGRSFGLTGVLSAAAAACLAWNEMRRHHPLVSAHSVVEKDLESMQAAMETSLTERQWPAAVFETERIVSPEHTDWLARHRI
- a CDS encoding FXSXX-COOH protein; this translates as MKTYAFPSSFATAKISRVPLSKIETAGGDVAEKLGRIVSVPGGRSNRTSTFNSAL